From a region of the Agromyces ramosus genome:
- a CDS encoding LacI family DNA-binding transcriptional regulator, whose product MAGIEEVAKLAGVSTATVSRALSGRGHVSPASKAKVLEAAARLGYVVSSNASSLASGRTRNIGVVIPFLNRWFFSSVLEGAQQALLRSGYDLTLYNLSGDGQERSSVFEHFLLRQRVDAVIAVSLELTEPEVARLHDLGKPLVGVGGPIPGVRTLTIDDVAVARLATEHLIGLGHTRIAHIGGDLEFDVDFHLPTHRRIGYEGALRDAGLEVDQRLFAPADFTIAGGYHATKQLLGAPHNRPTAIFAASDEMAFGSILAARDLGLVVPRDVSVIGIDDHDLADFFGLSTVAQFPRVQGEQAVEILMEQLEPDADAPAPAATPLPYELRVRSSTARPAP is encoded by the coding sequence ATGGCCGGCATCGAAGAGGTCGCGAAGCTCGCGGGGGTCTCCACCGCGACGGTGTCGCGCGCGCTCAGCGGCCGCGGCCACGTCTCGCCCGCGTCCAAGGCGAAGGTGCTCGAGGCGGCCGCCCGGCTCGGCTACGTCGTCTCGTCGAACGCATCGAGCCTTGCCTCCGGCCGCACGCGCAACATCGGCGTGGTCATCCCGTTCCTGAACCGGTGGTTCTTCTCCTCGGTGCTCGAGGGCGCGCAACAGGCGCTGCTCCGCAGCGGCTACGACCTCACCCTCTACAACCTCTCGGGCGACGGTCAAGAGCGTTCGAGCGTGTTCGAGCACTTCCTCTTGCGCCAGCGCGTCGACGCGGTGATCGCGGTCTCCCTCGAGCTCACTGAGCCCGAGGTCGCCCGACTGCACGACCTCGGCAAGCCGCTCGTCGGCGTCGGCGGACCGATCCCCGGAGTGCGCACCCTCACGATCGACGACGTCGCCGTCGCCCGGCTCGCGACCGAGCACCTCATCGGCCTCGGTCACACGCGCATCGCCCACATCGGCGGCGACCTCGAGTTCGACGTCGACTTCCACCTGCCGACGCACCGCCGCATCGGCTACGAAGGCGCGCTCCGTGACGCCGGGCTCGAGGTCGACCAGCGGCTCTTCGCTCCCGCCGACTTCACGATCGCGGGCGGCTACCACGCGACGAAGCAGCTGCTCGGTGCACCGCACAACCGCCCCACGGCGATCTTCGCGGCATCCGATGAGATGGCCTTCGGCTCGATCCTCGCCGCCCGCGACCTCGGACTCGTCGTGCCCCGCGACGTCTCGGTCATCGGCATCGACGACCATGACCTCGCCGACTTCTTCGGCCTCTCCACCGTGGCGCAGTTTCCTCGCGTGCAAGGAGAGCAGGCGGTCGAGATCCTGATGGAGCAGCTCGAGCCCGACGCGGATGCCCCTGCGCCCGCCGCCACCCCGCTGCCGTACGAGTTGCGCGTGCGCTCGAGCACCGCCCGCCCCGCGCCCTAG
- a CDS encoding NUDIX domain-containing protein: MPQADITGERVPQPGVDVPDRRGRTGLDLVGRDLDRNPRVRVRDVRVLTSNWYVTRTTTFDFQHRDGRWTTEERETYDRGDGACILLYDLEARTVLLTRQFRFPAYVNEHPDGLLIETAAGLLDEDDPETAIRREAEEETGHAVGEVEHVFDAYMSPGSVTERLHFFAAPYSRATRSGAGGGLAHEGEDIEVLELPFDGALDGIGRDIVDAKTIMLLQWAALRGPFAPRHPLG; this comes from the coding sequence ATGCCGCAGGCTGACATCACGGGCGAGCGGGTGCCGCAGCCCGGCGTCGACGTGCCCGACCGACGCGGCCGCACCGGCCTCGATCTCGTGGGGCGCGACCTCGATCGCAATCCGCGCGTACGCGTGCGCGACGTGCGGGTGCTCACGTCGAACTGGTACGTCACGCGAACGACGACGTTCGACTTCCAGCATCGCGACGGCCGGTGGACCACCGAAGAGCGTGAGACCTACGACCGTGGCGACGGGGCATGCATCCTGCTCTACGACCTCGAGGCGCGCACCGTGCTGCTCACCCGCCAGTTCCGGTTCCCGGCGTACGTGAACGAGCACCCCGACGGCCTGCTCATCGAGACCGCGGCGGGCCTGCTCGACGAAGACGACCCCGAGACGGCGATCCGCCGTGAGGCCGAGGAGGAGACCGGTCACGCGGTCGGCGAGGTCGAGCACGTCTTCGACGCGTACATGAGCCCCGGCTCGGTGACCGAGCGGCTGCACTTCTTCGCCGCGCCCTATAGCCGCGCCACCCGCTCGGGCGCGGGCGGCGGTCTCGCGCATGAGGGCGAAGACATCGAGGTGCTCGAGCTGCCCTTCGACGGGGCGCTCGACGGCATCGGCCGCGACATCGTCGACGCGAAGACGATCATGCTGCTGCAGTGGGCGGCGCTGCGCGGTCCGTTCGCGCCGAGGCATCCGCTGGGCTGA
- a CDS encoding type II secretion system F family protein: protein MNPVTLVGGIAIALLALLVFIFLVVAPPAPRVARDRRLAPGVEHISTLSRVTGKTTAAIESATAKRTRRLFGPRELELAGIKTEPSGFVILVASAACVLALIGAVIGFANGTSFVWAILLALLAPVGAKFVVSGRTSRRRARFRDQIDDTVQMMAGSLRAGHGLSRTVGAVASEAESPTSEELARVVNEVRLGRSLAESLSVTAQRMQSEDFEWVAQAVAINQETGGNLAEVLDQVGKTIRDRNEIRRQVKALSAEGRLSAIVLIALPIVVFLFLIIVQPTYFNAFFSTVVGVVALILAGVLLIVGSIWTLLTVRVKF, encoded by the coding sequence GTGAACCCGGTCACACTCGTGGGCGGTATCGCGATCGCGCTGCTCGCGCTGCTCGTGTTCATCTTCCTCGTCGTGGCCCCACCGGCCCCGCGAGTCGCCCGCGATCGCCGGTTGGCGCCGGGCGTCGAACATATCTCGACCCTGTCGAGGGTCACCGGCAAGACCACGGCGGCGATCGAGTCTGCGACGGCGAAGCGTACGAGGCGCCTGTTCGGTCCGAGGGAACTCGAGTTGGCCGGGATCAAGACCGAGCCGTCTGGCTTCGTCATCCTCGTGGCGTCGGCCGCCTGCGTGCTCGCACTCATCGGCGCGGTGATCGGCTTCGCCAACGGGACTTCGTTCGTCTGGGCGATACTGCTCGCGCTGCTCGCGCCGGTGGGCGCCAAGTTCGTCGTGTCCGGCCGAACCTCGAGACGGAGGGCCAGGTTCCGCGACCAGATCGACGATACGGTGCAGATGATGGCCGGGAGCCTCCGTGCCGGGCATGGGCTCAGCCGCACCGTGGGCGCTGTAGCAAGCGAGGCCGAATCGCCGACGAGCGAGGAGCTCGCCCGGGTCGTGAACGAGGTGCGCCTCGGCCGCAGCCTCGCCGAATCCCTTTCCGTCACCGCCCAGCGCATGCAGAGCGAAGACTTCGAATGGGTCGCGCAGGCGGTCGCGATCAACCAGGAGACCGGCGGCAACCTCGCCGAGGTGCTCGATCAGGTCGGCAAGACCATCCGGGATCGCAATGAGATCCGTCGGCAAGTGAAGGCGCTCAGCGCCGAGGGGCGTCTCTCGGCGATCGTGCTCATCGCCCTGCCGATCGTCGTCTTCCTCTTCCTCATCATCGTGCAACCGACGTACTTCAATGCGTTCTTCAGCACGGTGGTCGGCGTGGTCGCGTTGATCCTCGCGGGGGTACTGCTCATCGTCGGGTCGATCTGGACCCTGCTGACGGTGCGAGTGAAGTTCTGA
- a CDS encoding YajQ family cyclic di-GMP-binding protein, translated as MADSTFDIVSKVDQMEADNALHQAQKEVAQRYDFKNVGASIEQSGEKVLIKANSEERAKAILEVYEAKLIKRGISLRSLDAGEPYASGKEFRIETSMKAGIDSENAKKINKIIRDEAPKSVKSQIQGDELRVSSKSRDDLQATMALLKGKDLEVALQFVNFR; from the coding sequence ATGGCAGATTCGACGTTCGACATCGTTTCCAAGGTCGACCAGATGGAGGCCGACAACGCCCTCCACCAGGCGCAGAAAGAGGTCGCCCAGCGCTACGACTTCAAGAACGTGGGCGCATCGATCGAGCAGTCCGGCGAGAAGGTGCTCATCAAGGCCAACAGCGAAGAGCGCGCGAAGGCGATCCTCGAGGTCTACGAGGCGAAGCTCATCAAGCGCGGCATCTCGCTGCGGTCGCTCGACGCGGGCGAGCCCTACGCCTCGGGCAAGGAGTTCCGCATCGAGACCTCCATGAAGGCCGGCATCGACTCCGAGAACGCGAAGAAGATCAACAAGATCATCCGCGACGAGGCGCCCAAGAGCGTGAAGAGCCAGATCCAGGGCGACGAACTGCGCGTCTCATCGAAGAGCCGCGACGACCTGCAGGCCACGATGGCGCTGCTGAAGGGCAAAGACCTCGAGGTCGCCCTGCAGTTCGTGAACTTCCGCTGA
- a CDS encoding CpaF family protein: protein MNLSDRLNIIRNQQAGSAVLSPVAPQPASAMPEAEVPRPPNAPTTAHAEVAGALRADQLDGGPLLLPSAPSAPSAPSAAQRMPQSKLAPILDPLAAVKEKAAEELFGRIGSRLNDASLTEEQLHQLARAELAGIVAGEQLALSTTERTRLIEDIGADVLGYGPLETLLHDSSVSEIMVNRYDRIYVERNGRLQETSHRFTGEAQLRRVIERIVARVGRRIDESSPLVDARLDDGSRVNAIIPPLAVDGSSMTIRKFAGTPYTSADLIEFGTFTPDVSVVLDAAVRAKLNILVSGGTGTGKTTMLNVLSAFIPGDERIVTIEDAVELQLQQAHVVRLESRPPNIEGRGEITIRELVRNSLRMRPDRIVVGEVRGPESLDMLQAMNTGHEGSISTLHANSPRDAVSRMETLVLMAGMDLPLRAIREQIASAIDLIVQITRHKDGVRRVTHITEVHGMEGDIITLQDAFAFDHSAGYDADGRLLGRIVPTGVRPRFAERVADYGIPLPASLFQPGPPAMLGEIR from the coding sequence ATGAACCTGAGTGATCGACTGAACATCATTCGCAACCAGCAAGCCGGGTCAGCGGTCCTGTCGCCGGTCGCGCCGCAACCGGCGTCGGCGATGCCTGAGGCGGAAGTGCCTCGTCCGCCGAACGCGCCGACGACCGCTCACGCGGAGGTCGCTGGAGCGCTGCGTGCAGACCAGCTCGACGGCGGGCCGCTACTCCTGCCGTCGGCACCGTCGGCACCGTCGGCACCGTCGGCAGCCCAGCGGATGCCTCAGTCGAAGCTTGCGCCGATCCTCGACCCGCTCGCCGCGGTGAAGGAGAAGGCTGCGGAAGAGCTGTTCGGCCGCATCGGCTCCCGCCTGAACGACGCATCGCTCACCGAGGAGCAGCTGCATCAACTCGCCCGTGCCGAACTCGCGGGAATCGTGGCCGGCGAGCAGCTCGCGCTCTCGACCACTGAGCGCACTCGACTGATCGAGGACATCGGCGCCGACGTGCTGGGCTACGGGCCGCTCGAGACGCTCCTCCACGATTCGAGCGTGAGCGAGATCATGGTGAATCGATACGACCGGATCTACGTCGAGCGCAACGGTCGACTGCAGGAGACGTCGCACCGATTCACCGGTGAGGCCCAGTTGAGGCGGGTCATCGAGCGCATCGTCGCCCGGGTCGGCCGGCGCATCGACGAATCGTCGCCACTCGTCGACGCGCGCCTCGACGACGGCTCACGTGTCAACGCCATCATCCCGCCGCTCGCGGTCGACGGCTCCTCCATGACCATCCGGAAATTCGCGGGCACGCCGTATACGAGTGCCGATCTCATCGAGTTCGGCACGTTCACTCCAGACGTCAGCGTGGTGCTCGACGCAGCGGTGCGCGCGAAGCTCAACATCCTCGTCTCCGGCGGCACGGGCACCGGCAAGACCACCATGCTCAACGTGCTGTCCGCGTTCATTCCGGGTGACGAACGCATCGTCACCATCGAGGACGCCGTCGAGCTGCAGTTGCAGCAGGCACATGTCGTTCGCCTCGAATCCCGCCCGCCGAACATCGAAGGACGCGGCGAGATCACGATCCGCGAACTGGTTCGCAACTCGCTGCGCATGCGGCCCGATCGCATCGTCGTCGGGGAGGTGCGCGGCCCTGAGTCCCTCGACATGCTGCAGGCGATGAACACCGGCCACGAGGGTTCCATCTCGACACTGCACGCCAACTCCCCGCGCGACGCGGTGTCGCGCATGGAGACACTCGTGCTGATGGCCGGAATGGACCTGCCGTTGCGCGCGATCCGCGAGCAGATCGCCTCGGCGATCGACCTGATCGTGCAGATCACCCGCCATAAGGACGGAGTGCGGCGCGTCACGCACATCACCGAAGTGCACGGCATGGAGGGCGACATCATCACCCTCCAGGACGCCTTCGCGTTCGATCACTCGGCGGGATACGACGCGGACGGCCGCCTGCTCGGTCGGATCGTGCCGACCGGCGTGCGGCCGCGGTTCGCCGAACGCGTCGCCGACTACGGCATCCCACTGCCCGCCTCACTGTTCCAACCGGGACCGCCGGCGATGCTCGGAGAGATACGGTGA
- a CDS encoding AAA family ATPase has translation MTPLLLVSRSAEYETRLRALVGERLAVIDGEFLTFGSQFVASRVTGEPRIALLGPVLSYEETKGLVDALTVRHPNLGLIVVQEQRSDLEDWADDIDMHAVLSPDASDRATLALLDRLADWLIANGRAGARDFTVQPAIAPVPLEIDPPLVDLADASVDSAAGPVVAEPGWVFPPLEAGTPTEAIAVVAPKGGQGKTTIAINLATGLAEVAPNSVVLIDADLQFGDITIALALTPERTIVDAVAEAADDEIVLKTALTHHSDGFFVVASAPSPELGDLVSPVALGRLIDRLRATFRYVIVDTTPGMGEHSLVALEHVTDAVFVSNMGVPSLRAMRTEFELLTTLGLMPGNRHVVVNQTDKLSGLTIKDVENILGAPVDVDVPKSSAVLLSSNRGVPLIHDDVRDPAAKAMRSIVLRIAPEASPTANQDPEKAAIE, from the coding sequence GTGACCCCACTCCTCCTCGTCAGCCGTTCCGCCGAGTACGAGACCCGTCTTCGGGCCCTGGTCGGCGAACGGCTTGCTGTGATCGACGGGGAGTTCCTGACGTTCGGTTCCCAGTTCGTGGCGAGTCGCGTGACCGGGGAACCACGGATCGCGCTCCTCGGTCCGGTGCTGAGCTACGAGGAGACCAAGGGCCTCGTCGATGCGCTCACCGTGCGGCATCCCAACCTCGGTCTCATCGTGGTGCAAGAGCAGCGCTCGGACCTCGAGGACTGGGCCGACGACATCGACATGCACGCGGTTCTGAGCCCTGACGCGAGCGACCGCGCGACGCTCGCTTTGCTCGACCGCCTCGCCGACTGGCTCATCGCCAACGGCCGGGCCGGCGCACGCGACTTCACGGTGCAGCCCGCGATCGCCCCCGTTCCTCTCGAGATCGACCCGCCTCTCGTCGATCTGGCGGATGCCTCAGTCGACTCGGCCGCGGGACCGGTGGTCGCCGAGCCCGGTTGGGTCTTTCCGCCATTGGAAGCGGGCACCCCGACTGAGGCGATCGCGGTGGTGGCGCCGAAGGGCGGTCAGGGCAAGACCACGATCGCGATCAACCTCGCGACCGGTCTCGCGGAGGTCGCCCCGAACTCGGTCGTGCTGATCGACGCGGATCTGCAGTTCGGCGATATCACCATCGCACTTGCGCTCACTCCAGAACGCACGATCGTCGACGCGGTCGCGGAGGCCGCGGACGATGAGATCGTGCTGAAGACGGCGCTGACCCATCATTCCGATGGCTTCTTCGTCGTCGCGAGTGCGCCGTCGCCGGAGCTGGGCGACCTGGTGTCGCCTGTCGCGCTCGGCCGCCTCATCGACCGCCTTCGCGCCACCTTCCGGTATGTGATCGTGGACACGACACCCGGCATGGGGGAACATTCCCTCGTCGCGCTCGAGCACGTGACCGATGCGGTGTTCGTCAGCAACATGGGGGTGCCGAGCCTGCGGGCGATGCGCACCGAGTTCGAGCTGCTGACGACGCTCGGCCTGATGCCGGGCAACCGGCATGTCGTCGTCAACCAGACCGACAAGCTCAGCGGCCTGACCATCAAGGACGTCGAGAACATCCTCGGAGCGCCGGTCGACGTCGACGTGCCGAAGTCATCGGCGGTGCTGCTGTCGAGCAACCGCGGGGTGCCACTGATCCACGATGACGTGCGCGACCCGGCCGCGAAGGCGATGCGCTCGATCGTGCTGCGCATCGCGCCCGAGGCATCCCCCACAGCGAACCAGGATCCAGAGAAGGCGGCGATCGAATGA
- a CDS encoding type II secretion system F family protein, translated as MLINIVIGVTALALGAFVFLLFPGRRVVAEPAAEEPALGAVHQQTSLSASLVAAAPRGYVHWIEKQLVYAGRPSGWSLNGLVVWKIMLATAGVLFGLMFVYSGGPEPWKVLLAVGAALMLFFLPDVLINSRAHDRQQAIQRSLPDVLDQMTIAVEAGLGFDAAMAKAARNGTGPLAEELIRVLQDMSIGRTRRDSFMELERRTKIDDLRRFIRAVIQADQYGVAIGDVLRVQAGEMRLKRRQRAEEQAMKVSVKILFPLIFCLLPVLFIVLLTPAAIGMMSSFSGGTIGG; from the coding sequence GTGCTCATCAACATCGTGATCGGCGTGACCGCGCTCGCCCTCGGCGCCTTCGTGTTCCTGCTCTTCCCCGGCCGGCGCGTCGTCGCGGAACCCGCCGCAGAGGAACCGGCGCTCGGCGCCGTGCACCAGCAGACATCGCTCTCCGCGTCGCTCGTCGCGGCAGCGCCTCGCGGATATGTCCACTGGATCGAGAAGCAGCTCGTCTACGCGGGTCGCCCGTCCGGCTGGTCGCTCAACGGGCTGGTCGTCTGGAAGATCATGCTCGCGACCGCCGGGGTGCTCTTCGGGCTCATGTTCGTGTACAGCGGCGGGCCCGAACCGTGGAAGGTGCTGCTGGCAGTCGGAGCTGCCCTCATGCTGTTCTTCCTCCCCGATGTGCTGATCAACAGCCGTGCCCACGACCGGCAGCAAGCGATCCAGCGCTCGCTGCCCGACGTGCTCGACCAGATGACGATCGCCGTCGAGGCCGGGCTCGGATTCGACGCCGCGATGGCGAAGGCCGCCCGCAACGGCACCGGCCCCCTCGCCGAAGAGCTCATTCGAGTACTGCAGGACATGTCGATCGGCCGCACCCGTCGTGATTCGTTCATGGAACTGGAACGTCGCACGAAGATCGACGATCTGCGCCGCTTCATCCGGGCGGTCATCCAGGCCGATCAATACGGTGTCGCAATCGGCGACGTCCTGCGGGTGCAGGCGGGTGAGATGCGGCTGAAGCGGCGCCAACGTGCCGAAGAGCAGGCGATGAAGGTCAGCGTGAAGATCCTCTTCCCACTCATCTTCTGCCTCCTGCCGGTGCTCTTCATCGTGCTGCTGACCCCCGCCGCGATCGGCATGATGAGCTCCTTCAGCGGCGGCACCATCGGAGGGTAG